One genomic window of Fusarium keratoplasticum isolate Fu6.1 chromosome 3, whole genome shotgun sequence includes the following:
- a CDS encoding SGL domain-containing protein: MTNTSDPANTWRIFQDEFRDILGPEPSIQMLLQINEFPFAHEAGVFLPDTNELFVTSNQFKGHAGEKTVQVSKISLDTDGGPVNLEKIKCDLIHMANGGVNYEDGILICAQGSATHPSGLFKMQTTYPYEAEPVITSYMGRPFNAVNDVVVHRDGSIWFTDPPYGHDQGYRPMPSLPNVVYRYDPATENIRAVADGLGRPNGICFSPDYSTIYITDTDQVRGQSVDYARAASM; encoded by the coding sequence ATGACAAACACAAGCGACCCTGCCAACACCTGGCGCATCTTCCAAGATGAATTCAGGGACATACTGGGACCAGAGCCTTCAATCCAAATGCTCCTTCAAATCAACGAGTTCCCCTTTGCCCATGAGGCTGGCGTCTTCCTGCCCGATACGAATGAACTCTTTGTCACGAGCAACCAGTTCAAGGGTCATGCCGGCGAGAAGACAGTCCAGGTCTCCAAGATTTCCCTAGACACTGACGGCGGCCCGGTCAACTTGGAAAAGATTAAGTGCGACCTCATTCACATGGCAAACGGCGGTGTCAATTATGAAGATGGGATTCTCATATGCGCCCAAGGCTCTGCGACACATCCCAGTGGCctcttcaagatgcagaCCACTTACCCCTATGAAGCAGAGCCTGTCATCACAAGTTACATGGGGAGGCCTTTCAATGCTGTCAATGACGTTGTCGTACATCGTGACGGAAGTATCTGGTTTACAGACCCGCCATACGGCCATGACCAGGGCTATAGACCTATGCCCAGCCTCCCCAATGTTGTATATCGCTATGATCCTGCTACTGAGAATATCAGGGCTGTAGCTGATGGGCTAGGAAGACCTAATGGCATATGCTTCTCGCCTGACTATTCAACCATATACATCACTGATACGGACCAGGTGCGTGGCCAGTCGGTCGATTATGCTAGGGCAGCTTCCATGTGA